GCAAAAAGGCGTAGGCCACTCGAGCGTCGGCGTAGAGACCCGCTTCGCTGGGAACGCCCTCGCTCTCGCCGTAGCCCCGGTAGTCGAAGATGAGGATATTCAAGCCGAGCTCGTGCAGCCGGGCTATGAGCGTCAGGTAGCGCGAGACGTTCTCGCCGTTGCCGTGGAAGTAGAGGAGCCAGTCCTCGCCCTCGCTGGGGATGACCCAGCCCATCAGCCTCAGACCGTCCTCGGCCTCGAAGGTGACGCGCTCGTAGGGCAGGTCGTAGTCGGCGGGGCTAGCGACGAGCTCGCGGGTCGGGAAGTAGACGAGGCGGTCTTCGAAGCCGAGCAGCCAGGCCGTGAGGAGGCTCATGAGCAGCATGAAGACCACCGCTCCGCTAAGGGGGCGAATAGCGCAAGACGGGCTTGCGGGCGGCCCTCACCTCGTCGAGGCGCCTCACCGGGGTGTGGTAGGGCGCACCCGCCAGCCAGCCCTCATCGCCGCGTGCCCGCTCTAAAATCTCGGCCAGGATCTCGGCGTAGTCGTCCAAGGTCTCGAGCGACTCCGTCTCGGTCGGCTCGACCATCATCGCCTCCTTGACCACCAGCGGAAAGTAGACGGTCATGGGATGGACGCCGTAGTCCAGCAGCGCCTTGGCGATGTCCAGAGTTTTCAGGCCCGCGGGCGGCTGCGCGACGAACTCGTGCATGTTGACGCGGTCGAAGGCGACCCTGAAGCCCGCTTCTCTCATCTTGACGCGCAGGTAGTTGGCGTTCAAGACGGCCATGCTCGAGACCTGCTTGAGCCCTTCTCTTCCCAAAGCGCGGATGTAGGTATAGGCCCGCACCAGGTTGCCGAAGTTGCCGTAGTAGCTCCGCATCCGCCCGATCGTCGCCGGCAGGTCGTAGTCGTAGTCGAAGCCTTCGCCGCTGCGTTTGATGAGCGGCACGGGCAGAAAGCCCTTCAGGTGCGCCTTGACCCCGACCGGGCCGGTGCCCGGCCCGCCGCCGCCGTGAGGGGTGGTGAAGGTCTTGTGGAGGTTTAAATGCACCACGTCGAAGCCCATGTCGCCGGGCCGGGCGCGGCCCAAGATGGCGTTGGCATTGGCGCCGTCATAGTAGAGCTGCGCGCCGACCTCGTGGGCGAGGCGGCTGATGGTAAGGATGTTGGTCTCGAAGATGCCCAGGGTGTTGGGGTTGGTCAGCATGACCGCGGCGATGTGCGGGCCCAGAGCCGCCCGGTAGGCCGCCAAGTCCACCTCGCCGTCCTTGCCCGTCGGCACCTCGAGCACGTCGTAGCCGACCATCGAGGCGGTGGCGGGGTTGGTGCCGTGGGCGTTGTCCGGGCAGATGACCACGCGGCGCTGCTGCCCCTCGCCCCTCGACTCGTGGTAGGCGCGGATGATCAGGATGCCGGTCAGCTCGCCGTGCGCACCGGCGGCGGGTTGCAGGCTGACCGCGTCCATGCCGGTGATGGCACAGAGGTCGCCCTGGAGGTTGTAGAGAAGCTCCAACGCGCCCTGCACCGTTGCCGGGTCCTGGTAAGGGTGGAGCTCGGCGAAGAGCTTGGCGGCCTCCTCGTTGACCTTGGGGTTGTACTTCATGGTGCATGAACCCAGCGGATAGACGTTGCCGTCGATGGAGAACTGGCGGTGGGCGAGCTGGGTGTAGTGCCGCACCAGGTCGAGCTCGGAGACCTCGGGCAGCCTGGGGGGGCGCGCTCTCAGGTTCTCCTCGCCCAGCAGAGCGGCCAGGTCGGTCTCCTCGGCCTTGGGTGGCTGGGCCGCACGCCTGCCCGGTCTGGCGCGTTCGAAGATGAGTGGGAAGTCCCGGCGCTGTCTTTCGGTCTTGGTGACGGGGTGCTCTTTGGCTTCAATCATGGTTGCCTTCAATCATGGGCGGCTTCCTCGAGCTGCCTCATGGGGGGGCGGGCCGGCGCCACGTCCTGCAAGCTCTCCACCAGGCGCCTGATGTCCTTGGCGGTGGTGAGCTCGGTCGCGGCCAGGACCACCGCCTCGCCCAAGCCAAAGGAGGCGGGCACCGGCACCCCGGCGTGGACGCCCGCCTCGGCCAGCCTCGCCCTCACGGTGGTGGCGGGCGCTGCCACGTTCAGCGCGAACTCGTTGAAAAAGCGCGCCTCGTCCTTGACCTTAAAGCCTACCCCGGCGAGCGCGGAGGCGAGCTTGTGGGCGTTTTGGACGCTGGCCGCCGCCATCTCCCTCAGACCCGTAGGGCCGAGCGCGGCCA
This window of the Deinococcota bacterium genome carries:
- the gcvPB gene encoding aminomethyl-transferring glycine dehydrogenase subunit GcvPB, whose product is MIEAKEHPVTKTERQRRDFPLIFERARPGRRAAQPPKAEETDLAALLGEENLRARPPRLPEVSELDLVRHYTQLAHRQFSIDGNVYPLGSCTMKYNPKVNEEAAKLFAELHPYQDPATVQGALELLYNLQGDLCAITGMDAVSLQPAAGAHGELTGILIIRAYHESRGEGQQRRVVICPDNAHGTNPATASMVGYDVLEVPTGKDGEVDLAAYRAALGPHIAAVMLTNPNTLGIFETNILTISRLAHEVGAQLYYDGANANAILGRARPGDMGFDVVHLNLHKTFTTPHGGGGPGTGPVGVKAHLKGFLPVPLIKRSGEGFDYDYDLPATIGRMRSYYGNFGNLVRAYTYIRALGREGLKQVSSMAVLNANYLRVKMREAGFRVAFDRVNMHEFVAQPPAGLKTLDIAKALLDYGVHPMTVYFPLVVKEAMMVEPTETESLETLDDYAEILAEILERARGDEGWLAGAPYHTPVRRLDEVRAARKPVLRYSPP